The following proteins are encoded in a genomic region of Ovis canadensis isolate MfBH-ARS-UI-01 breed Bighorn chromosome 12, ARS-UI_OviCan_v2, whole genome shotgun sequence:
- the GPR37L1 gene encoding G-protein coupled receptor 37-like 1 — translation MPDARWGRAQQPAAHRAGPALGPASPLRAGSRAARPAMRWLWPLGVSLAVALAAGPERAPGGVRLQQGGHQPAAQEQPDRSRRGAEWEDAKRLQQYVPEGWAEYPRPIRPAALQPTQPRVAASPSPDWARETGGSGQEPRGNVTGTPGRRLQVQNPLYPVTERSYGAYAILLVALVLFAVGIVGSLAVMCVVWHSYYLKSAWNSILASLALWDFLVLFFCLPIVTFHEITKQRLLGAVSCRAVPFVEVSSLGVTTFSLCALGIDRFHVATSTLPKARPVEPCPSILAKLAVIWVGSMTLAAPELLLWQLVREPSPAAGAVDTCAMKPSAHLPESLYSLALTYQSARMWWSFGCYFCLPVLFTATCQLVTWRVRGPPGREPESRPGLQELPGARASSTVAGLAAVHALCALPENVCHAVAAYLSATLTRQTLELLGLVTQFSAFFKAAVTPLLLLCVSRPLGRAFLDCCCCCCGEGCGGQAAPGGPRAKLHTELAAPGYFHKPREAPPLLALGTPC, via the exons ATGCCAGACGCCCGCTGGGGGCGGGCCCAGCAGCCAGCTGCCCATCGAGCTGGGCCCGCACTCGGCCCGGCCTCGCCTCTGCGTGCGGGCAGCCGTGCCGCTCGTCCGGCCATGCGGTGGCTGTGGCCGCTGGGCGTCTCCCTTGCCGTGGCGCTGGCAGCCGGGCCCGAAAGGGCCCCTGGGGGCGTCCGCCTGCAGCAGGGTGGGCACCAGCCTGCGGCCCAGGAGCAGCCGGACCGGTCCAGGCGAGGAGCTGAGTGGGAGGACGCCAAGAGGTTGCAGCAGTACGTGCCCGAGGGGTGGGCTGAGTACCCCCGGCCCATCCGCCCCGCCGCCCTGCAGCCCACCCAGCCCCGGGTGGCCGCCAGCCCCTCCCCGGACTGGGCCAGAGAGACTGGGGGCAGCGGGCAGGAGCCCCGGGGCAACGTGACAGGGACGCCCGGCCGGCGCCTGCAGGTGCAGAACCCGCTGTACCCGGTGACCGAGCGCTCCTACGGGGCCTACGCCATCCTGCTGGTGGCCCTGGTGCTGTTCGCCGTGGGCATCGTGGGCAGCCTGGCGGTCATGTGCGTCGTGTGGCACAGCTACTACCTGAAGAGCGCCTGGAACTCCATCCTGGCCAGCCTGGCGCTCTGGGACTTCCTGgtcctcttcttctgcctcccCATCGTCACCTTCCACGAGATCACCAAGCAGAGGCTGCTGGGCGCCGTGTCCTGCCGGGCGGTGCCCTTTGTGGAG GTCTCTTCCCTGGGCGTCACCACCTTCAGCCTCTGCGCCTTGGGCATCGATCGCTTCCACGTGGCCACCAGCACCCTGCCCAAGGCCAGGCCTGTCGAGCCGTGCCCGTCCATCCTGGCCAAGCTGGCCGTCATCTGGGTGGGCTCCATGACGCTGGCTGCGCCCGAACTCCTGCTGTGGCAGCTGGTGCGGGAGCCCAGTCCCGCCGCGGGCGCCGTGGACACGTGCGCCATGAAGCCCTCGGCCCACCTGCCCGAGTCCCTCTATTCGCTGGCCCTGACCTACCAGAGCGCCCGCATGTGGTGGTCCTTCGGCTGCTACTTCTGTCTGCCCGTGCTCTTCACAGCCACCTGCCAGCTGGTGACGTGGAGAGTGCGGGGCCCGCCGGGCAGGGAGCCGGAGAGCCGGCCGGGCCTGCAGGAGCTGCCAGGGGCCCGGGCCAGCAGCACCGTGGCAGGCCTGGCCGCCGTGCACGCCCTCTGCGCCCTCCCCGAGAACGTGTGCCACGCTGTGGCCGCCTACCTGTCGGCCACTCTCACGCGCCAGACCCTGGAGCTGCTGGGCCTGGTCACGCAGTTCTCTGCCTTCTTCAAGGCGGCCGTGACGCCGCTGCTGCTCCTGTGCGTGAGCCGCCCGCTGGGCCGCGCCTtcctggactgctgctgctgctgctgtggcgaGGGCTGCGGCGGGCAGGCGGCCCCCGGCGGCCCCCGAGCCAAGCTGCACACGGAGCTGGCCGCCCCCGGCTACTTCCACAAGCCCCGAGAGGCGCCGCCGCTCCTGGCCCTGGGCACGCCCTGCTGA